The following proteins are encoded in a genomic region of Magnolia sinica isolate HGM2019 chromosome 1, MsV1, whole genome shotgun sequence:
- the LOC131237266 gene encoding M phase phosphoprotein 10-like yields MRYEDFFRGKKKKSSTKLKSFDGSEELSIAEKQEDDKGTLSTHEKELQKICSKIEQMEKENLETKAWTMQGEVTARKRPKNSALDVDLDFEHNVRPPPVITEEVTASLEELITKRIIEGHFDDVQRAPSLPSKAPKELKELRYCQ; encoded by the exons ATGAG ATATGAAGACTTCTTTAggggtaaaaagaaaaaaagttcaaCAAAGCTCAAGTCCTTCGATGGATCCGAAGAACTGAGCATAGCCGAGAAACAAGAAGATGATAAAGGAACTCTTTCAACCCATGAGAAAGAGCTTCAAAAGATCTGCTCTAAAATTGAGCAGATGGAGAAAGAGAACTTGGAAACTAAGGCCTGGACTATGCAGGGAGAG GTAACCGCCCGTAAAAGGCCGAAGAACAGTGCACTCGACGTTGATCTGGATTTTGAGCACAATGTAAGACCACCTCCTGTGATCACAGAAGAGGTTACAGCATCCCTTGAAGAATTAATTACAAAAAGGATTATTGAG GGGCATTTTGATGATGTTCAAAGGGCACCTAGTTTGCCGTCTAAAGCACCAAAAGAACTCAAAGAGCTG aGATATTGTCAGTGA